From Drosophila virilis strain 15010-1051.87 chromosome X, Dvir_AGI_RSII-ME, whole genome shotgun sequence, the proteins below share one genomic window:
- the wus gene encoding dnaJ homolog subfamily C member 22, translating into MAPKETVVTSNNNSKGSACESLTNSASPAKANGQAKSYREENALPGKKSVVIAYVLWLVGGIFGLHHLYLHRDRHAFVWWCSLGGYLGIGWFSELFLIPEYVRDANEDPQFLKVFVAKLQAYPRPPYSAKRFLGQIMIGYLFGQLFSSAIPQAITAGIDFGWLHWCIPIFVSLGIWTVGNIGRESGVLWQCLIGAMVAYPSRYFIYDETYSLLLTSLVSALVFDTFSKQWRRTPPRRRGPTERTLKLGAAICIYFSLWGSVVLFNGTIRDDDGGEVPIHEALQNFLASAWWTDLKQALYDTYTYAQHHGWYETWREVFESMDVDGERNAYKVLGVSATASQADITAAYRKLSKENHPDKVKDEALRPAAHQRFIEIQQAYSVLSKIKSSRRRKNKQFKADDAIEL; encoded by the coding sequence ATGGCGCCTAAGGAAACGGTTGtgaccagcaacaacaatagcaaggGCTCTGCCTGTGAGTCGCTGACCAACTCAGCATCACCAGCGAAGGCAAATGGACAAGCCAAGTCGTACCGGGAGGAGAATGCGCTGCCGGGCAAGAAGTCCGTTGTGATCGCTTACGTGTTGTGGCTCGTTGGCGGCATATTTGGACTGCACCACTTGTATTTACATCGCGACCGTCACGCCTTTGTGTGGTGGTGCTCGCTGGGCGGTTACTTGGGCATTGGCTGGTTCAGCGAGCTGTTTCTCATACCCGAATATGTGCGCGATGCCAACGAGGATCCACAGTTTTTAAAAGTGTTTGTCGCCAAACTGCAGGCCTATCCGCGACCGCCGTACTCGGCCAAGCGTTTTCTGGGTCAAATCATGATTGGATACCTGTTTGGCCAGTTATTTAGTTCGGCCATACCGCAAGCCATCACTGCGGGAATTGATTTTGGTTGGTTACACTGGTGCATCCCGATTTTCGTGTCGCTGGGCATTTGGACCGTGGGCAACATTGGACGCGAGTCCGGCGTTTTGTGGCAATGCCTTATAGGCGCAATGGTTGCTTACCCGTCACGCTATTTCATCTATGATGAGACATACTCACTGCTCTTGACCTCGCTTGTGTCGGCGCTGGTCTTTGATACCTTCTCGAAGCAGTGGCGCCGTACACCGCCGCGCAGACGCGGTCCCACCGAACGCACACTGAAGCTGGGCGCAgccatttgcatttattttagcCTGTGGGGCTCCGTGGTGCTGTTCAACGGCACCATTCGCGACGACGATGGCGGCGAAGTGCCCatacacgaggcactgcaaaATTTTCTCGCTTCCGCCTGGTGGACAGACTTAAAGCAGGCCTTGTACGACACGTACACATATGCGCAGCATCATGGCTGGTACGAAACGTGGCGGGAGGTTTTTGAGAGCATGGATGTGGATGGTGAACGCAATGCCTACAAGGTACTCGGCGTCAGTGCCACCGCCTCGCAGGCAGATATTACGGCTGCCTATCGCAAACTCTCCAAAGAGAACCATCCCGACAAAGTCAAGGATGAGGCACTGCGGCCCGCTGCTCACCAACGCTTCATTGAAATCCAGCAGGCCTACAGCGTGCTCAGCAAGATCAAATCCAGTCGTCGTCGCAAGAACAAACAGTTTAAGGCAGATGATGCCATTGAGCTGTAA
- the LOC6631706 gene encoding UNC93-like protein, with protein sequence MTGFTNAGFENDEPVKPKAGFEPDTASLREKVVLNPAEKWRILKNISIISIAFMVQFTAFQGTANLQSSINSKDGLGTVSLSAIYAALVVSCIFLPTLIIRKLTVKWTLVCSMLCYAPYIAFQLFPRFYTLVPAGILVGLGAAPMWASKATYLTQVGQVYAKITEQAVDAIIVRFFGFFFLAWQSAELWGNLISSLVLSSGAHGGSSSANSTITEEDLQYCGANFCTTGNGGHGNLERPPENEIFEISMIYLACIVAAVCIIAFFLDPLKRYGEKRKGSNSAAELSGLQLLSATFRQMKKPNLQLLIPITVFIGMEQAFIGADFTQAYVACALGVHQIGFVMICFGVVNALCSILFGSVMKYIGRLPIIILGAVVHFTLISVELFWRPNPDNPIIFYAMSGLWGVGDAVWQTQINGLYGLLFRRNKEAAFSNYRLWESAGFVIAYAYATTLCTRMKLYILLAVLTLGCIGYVIVEILYRKKQRKIKKQEKLEAAEKEKEAAAAAAAAAAAAEANTGFGDAVEETDDELDDLEEDIVVTRL encoded by the exons ATGACTGGTTTTACCAACGCCGGCTTTGAGAATGATGAGCCCGTCAAG ccAAAAGCTGGTTTCGAGCCCGACACCGCCTCGCTGCGAGAGAAAGTTGTGCTGAATCCGGCCGAGAAATGGCGCATATTAAAGAATATCTCAATCATCTCGATAGCGTTCATGGTGCAGTTTACTGCGTTTCAG GGCACGGCCAATCTGCAATCCTCGATCAACTCAAAGGATGGTCTTGGCACAGTATCGCTCAGTGCCATATATGCGGCGCTGGTTGTCTCTTGCATCTTCCTGCCCACGCTGATCATTCGCAAGCTGACGGTTAAATGGACGCTCGTTTGCAGCATGCTCTGCTATGCGCCGTACATTGCCTTCCAGCTGTTCCCGCGCTTCTACACCCTGGTGCCGGCTGGCATTCTGGTGGGTTTGGGCGCGGCGCCCATGTGGGCGTCCAAGGCTACATATCTGACACAGGTTGGGCAGGTGTATGCTAAGATAACTGAACAAGCTGTTGATGCCATTATTGTGCGCTTCTTTGGCTTCTTCTTTCTGGCCTGGCAATCCGCTGAGCTTTGGGGCAATCTCATCTCCAGCTTGG TTCTGTCCAGCGGCGCACAtggtggcagcagcagtgccAATTCCACAATCACCGAGGAGGATTTGCAGTATTGTGGCGCAAACTTTTGCACCACCGGCAACGGCGGCCATGGCAACCTGGAGCGTCCGCCAGAGAATGAGATCTTTGAGATCTCTATGATCTATCTGGCGTGCATTGTGGCCGCCGTATGCATCATTGCCTTTTTCCTGGATCCCCTTAAGCGCTACGGTGAGAAGCGCAAGGGCTCCAATTCGGCTGCGGAACTGTCCGGCCTCCAATTGCTGTCGGCCACGTTCCGTCAAATGAAGAAACCGAATCTGCAGCTGCTCATACCCATTACTGTCTTCATTGGCATGGAGCAGGCCTTCATTGGTGCCGACTTTACCCAGGCATATGTCGCCTGCGCATTGGGTGTACATCAGATTGGGTTCGTGATGATCTGCTTTGGCGTTGTGAACGCTCTCTGTTCCATTCTCTTTGGCTCCGTGATGAAGTATATTGGACGCTTGCCCATCATTATTCTGGGCGCTGTTGTTCACTTCACGCTCATCTCCGTGGAGCTTTTCTGGCGGCCCAATCCCGACAATCCAATCATCTTCTATGCCATGTCCGGACTGTGGGGTGTCGGCGACGCCGTCTGGCAGACGCAGATCAACGGTCTCTACGGTCTACTCTTCAGGCGAAACAAGGAGGCTGCCTTCTCCAACTATCGCCTATGGGAATCCGCTGGCTTTGTCATCGCCTATGCCTATGCCACAACGCTCTGCACCCGCATGAAGCTTTACATTTTGTTGGCGGTTCTCACGCTCGGCTGCATTGGCTATGTGATTGTTGAGATTCTCTACAGAAAGAAG CAACGCAAGATCAAGAAGCAGGAGAAACTCGAGGCCGCCGAGAAGGAGAAGGaggccgctgccgctgcggcagctgctgcagccgctgcagaGGCCAACACCGGCTTCGGCGACGCAGTCGAGGAGACCGATGATGAGCTCGATGATCTTGAAGAAGATATTGTAGTCACGCGCCTGTAA
- the LOC6631704 gene encoding zinc finger C4H2 domain-containing protein, translated as MATSEISSSNERHYYAKLEAIKDIRDKTLALEKLKVRIIKEVKLSDDEEKCLDEYRKEMEHLLEEKMSHVEELRQIHADINDMENIIKQTKENQTRSFDMANRVYEEYLALKYQIDHMRRDYLGLSPLRDLHEEEGSPISKDRFQTNFLKVAAQSAAAAAAAAAAAAVTQPTSLARPHARHPLMPEATVTALPPNAAGAGGGGGSNVPSGGAGGPGHAFMPPAPPGAPGSAGAAAAAAVAAARLGKNDFSAPPPPPPTTNRLQQSPSIGIGHHPSFRSDFNVNLRQQPPPMKSCLSCHQQIHRNAPICPLCKAKSRSRNPKKPKKKNN; from the coding sequence ATGGCCACCAGCGAGATTTCTAGCTCCAACGAGCGGCACTATTACGCCAAGCTGGAGGCAATTAAGGATATACGGGACAAGACTCTGGCGTTGGAGAAGCTTAAGGTGCGGATTATCAAGGAGGTGAAGCTGAGCGATGACGAGGAGAAGTGCTTGGACGAATATCGAAAAGAAATGGAGCATTTGCTGGAGGAGAAGATGTCGCATGTAGAGGAGCTGCGCCAGATACACGCTGACATCAATGACATGGAGAATATAATTAAGCAGACTAAAGAGAATCAGACGCGCTCTTTCGATATGGCTAACCGTGTCTATGAGGAATACCTCGCCCTCAAGTATCAAATCGACCACATGCGGCGCGACTACCTTGGTCTCAGTCCGCTGCGCGATCTGCACGAGGAGGAGGGCAGCCCCATATCAAAAGATCGCTTTCAGACTAATTTCCTTAAAGTTGCCGCCCAGTCAgcggccgctgcagcagctgcggcggcagcggcggccgtCACACAACCCACATCTCTGGCGCGACCACACGCACGGCATCCGCTGATGCCCGAGGCCACGGTGACGGCATTGCCGCCGAATGCAGCGGGCgccggtggcggcggcggctcgAATGTGCCCAGTGGAGGTGCAGGCGGGCCAGGGCATGCATTTATGCCACCAGCCCCACCGGGCGCACCGGGCAGCGCTggcgctgccgcagccgcagccgtaGCCGCAGCGCGTCTCGGAAAGAATGATTTCTcggcaccgccgccgccgccgccaaccACAAATCGCTTGCAGCAGTCACCATCAATTGGAATTGGGCACCATCCATCTTTTCGCTCCGACTTTAATGTGAACCTGAGGCAACAACCGCCCCCAATGAAGTCATGCTTGTCCTGCCATCAGCAGATCCATCGCAATGCGCCCATTTGTCCGCTCTGCAAGGCCAAGTCGCGTTCGCGTAACCCCAAGAAgcctaaaaagaaaaataactaA